GCCGGGCCATGCGGCGGGTAGAAGCTGCCGATCGGCACCGCCTGGCCATACATCGCCCCGTCGATCAGTTCGGCCCGGTCGATGGCATGGCTGATGCCCTGGCGCACGCGCAGGTCGGTGAACGGCGCCTTGGCGTTGTTGATCGCCAGGATCACCTCGGCCTCGGTCGAACCGATGGTCACGTCAAAGCGGGGATCGGCCTCGAACTGCGGCAGCATCTCGGGCGCGGGGAAGCCGGAATAGACATCGACTTCCTCGGCCAGCAGCGCGGCCGATGCGGCAGCCGCATCGGGGATGAACCGGAATTCCACCTTGTCCAGCGCCACAGTCGCCGCATCGCGGTGCGCGGCGTTCTTTTCCAGCACCAGCCGGTCGCCCCGCGTCCAGGACGCATATTTGAACGGGCCGGTGCCGACCGGGGCGGTCGCGTTGTTCGCCGCCGTCTCGGTCGCCACGATGGAGGCATCGCCCTGCGCCAGGTTGAACAGGAAGAAGGCATCCTTCTTCTTGAGCTTGATTTCCAGCGTCGCCGGATCGACCACGGTCACGCTGGCGATGGGGGCAAAGATGCTTTTCGTCGGGTTGGTCGACCCTTCGGCCATCGCGCGATCATAGCTGAACTTCACGTCATCGGCGGTGAAGTCGGTGCCATCGTGGAACTTGGCGCCCTGCACCAGCTTGAACACATAGGTCAGGCCATCGTCCGAAACCGTCCAGCTGGTCGCCAGCTGGGGCAGCACCTCGCCTGCCTCGTTCACGGTGGTCAGCGATTCGTAGACGTTCTGGGTCAGCATCCCGTCGATCGACGCGGTCGCATCCGATGTCGGGTCAAGCGAGGTGGGTTCCTGCTGGATGCCCATCACAAGCGAGGCGGCCATGGCACCGTTGGCGAACACACCGGAACCAAGCGCCAGCACAAGGGCGGCAAGCGGCAGACTGGGAATGAAGTGGCGCATGGGAATCCTCTCAGGGCACGGTTGGTCGATGCGGGCGAGAAACACCTCAATTGTAACAGGTGTACGGGCGCTGACGTCTCGGTCAAGCAAATCCGCTTCGAACCCCGAAAATTGTAAACCGCCCCGCGTCCGATGCGGGGCCAGGAACGGGGATTGCCTTTGCCGGCGGACCCCGGAAGCTGCACTGCGCAATATGACATTACTTCGCGCACTACATGGCACTCAGCAACAAACGACGGCAGCCCATCCGTTGGCACCATGCAGCCTCTGTCGGCCATGCCGCCGAAAAGCCGCGCAGCAAACGGACCAAAGCGGCAGGACGGCGGCCATTCTGCCATTCCGCCCTGCCCCATCGGCCACGCCTGCACCTTCAACCGGCCGTTTCATGGCGTTCGATCAAATTGCATGCGGGCGTGATTTCCCCGCGGGGAAATCACTTCTGGCCAAGCGCGGCAAAGAACGCCTCGATGGCGA
The Gemmobacter sp. DNA segment above includes these coding regions:
- a CDS encoding ABC transporter substrate-binding protein; this translates as MRHFIPSLPLAALVLALGSGVFANGAMAASLVMGIQQEPTSLDPTSDATASIDGMLTQNVYESLTTVNEAGEVLPQLATSWTVSDDGLTYVFKLVQGAKFHDGTDFTADDVKFSYDRAMAEGSTNPTKSIFAPIASVTVVDPATLEIKLKKKDAFFLFNLAQGDASIVATETAANNATAPVGTGPFKYASWTRGDRLVLEKNAAHRDAATVALDKVEFRFIPDAAAASAALLAEEVDVYSGFPAPEMLPQFEADPRFDVTIGSTEAEVILAINNAKAPFTDLRVRQGISHAIDRAELIDGAMYGQAVPIGSFYPPHGPAYVDLTGLYAHDTDKAKALFAEAGVAGTTMTLRVPPFSYATRSAEIIQAQLAEAGVTVKVENVEWGFWLEEVYKKLNYDMTIISHPGPNDMSNFARGPKYFYGYDDATYNELWKQISEETDAAKRNDLLKKGQTYLAEAAVHGFLFQLPQVNIQKKGIEGLWKSRPVLFQPLAGVKAE